A part of Nitrospira sp. genomic DNA contains:
- a CDS encoding HlyD family type I secretion periplasmic adaptor subunit produces the protein MSELLLDAPRHSLSDDRAICRQGFALVLVVFGGFGAWAALAPLQSASLAPGVITVEHYRKTVQHLEGGIIRSLAVQDGDSVQHDQVLATLDDTHSRAQLEVLRGQLYSRTAQEARLAAQRDGLPVVHYPPDLLAHRDDPRVQDALRLQDQTFAVRRVASDGERAVYRRQIEQLRAKVKGLHTQMVNRDRLVESYRGELADFTSLLKEGFTEKQKVEELDRALAQSEGQRGQLLSDIAASELHMAEIELKILQVQKDLQRDVAKELSTVQDELFQLREKVQSLESLVNRAVIKAPVSGMVLGLTLHTLGAVLPPGGRLLDIVPQHQKLIIEAQVAPIDIDRVTVGQVAEVRFSAFKTRDVPTIEGTLISLSADRLVRDTKESTSGETAYYLARVAVSPKGLEALSSANLELVPGMPAEVLIKTGARTLVQYLMKPLTDTFTRAFLED, from the coding sequence ATGTCTGAGTTATTGCTCGACGCGCCACGTCACAGCTTGAGCGACGACCGCGCGATCTGCCGGCAGGGGTTTGCGCTGGTGCTGGTGGTCTTCGGCGGATTCGGAGCGTGGGCGGCGCTGGCCCCGCTGCAGAGTGCCTCCTTGGCACCGGGGGTCATTACCGTGGAGCACTACCGGAAAACGGTGCAGCACCTGGAGGGCGGCATTATTCGAAGTCTTGCGGTGCAGGATGGGGACTCCGTGCAGCACGACCAGGTGCTCGCGACACTGGACGATACCCACTCACGGGCGCAGCTGGAAGTCTTGCGGGGGCAGCTCTATAGCAGGACCGCGCAGGAAGCCCGCCTGGCAGCCCAGCGCGACGGACTTCCGGTCGTACACTATCCCCCAGACTTACTCGCACACCGAGATGACCCGCGCGTCCAGGACGCGCTGCGGTTGCAGGATCAAACATTTGCGGTGCGCCGGGTGGCGAGCGACGGTGAGCGGGCGGTGTATCGCCGACAGATCGAGCAACTGCGGGCCAAGGTGAAGGGGCTGCACACGCAGATGGTCAACCGCGATCGACTCGTGGAGTCCTACCGGGGAGAGCTTGCCGACTTCACAAGTCTGTTGAAGGAGGGCTTCACCGAGAAACAGAAGGTCGAGGAACTCGACCGAGCCCTGGCTCAGAGCGAGGGCCAACGAGGGCAACTGCTGTCCGATATCGCGGCGAGTGAGTTACACATGGCGGAGATCGAACTGAAAATCCTGCAAGTGCAGAAAGACCTGCAACGGGATGTCGCCAAAGAGCTGAGCACCGTCCAGGACGAACTCTTCCAGCTCCGGGAGAAAGTGCAGTCGCTGGAGAGTCTGGTCAACCGTGCCGTCATCAAGGCCCCCGTCTCCGGGATGGTACTGGGGTTGACCCTGCATACCCTTGGAGCCGTGCTCCCCCCGGGTGGACGGTTGCTCGACATCGTCCCGCAACATCAGAAGCTCATCATCGAAGCCCAAGTCGCGCCCATCGACATTGATCGGGTCACGGTGGGACAGGTCGCGGAGGTGCGGTTCAGCGCGTTCAAGACCCGCGATGTGCCCACGATCGAGGGGACGCTGATCAGTCTCTCGGCGGATCGGCTTGTACGAGACACCAAAGAAAGTACGAGCGGGGAAACCGCATACTATTTGGCACGGGTCGCTGTCTCTCCCAAGGGCCTCGAGGCCCTGAGTTCAGCCAACCTTGAACTGGTACCGGGAATGCCCGCGGAGGTGCTCATCAAGACCGGGGCACGAACCTTGGTGCAGTATTTGATGAAGCCTCTGACCGACACCTTCACACGCGCCTTTCTCGAGGATTGA